From the Gymnogyps californianus isolate 813 chromosome 2, ASM1813914v2, whole genome shotgun sequence genome, one window contains:
- the BCL2 gene encoding apoptosis regulator Bcl-2 isoform X3, producing MAHPGRRGYDNREIVLKYIHYKLSQRGYDWAAGEDRAPLPPGFSPPAAAAAAVTAAAAAAGTSSDHTGLVSPHPEPPGSAAASHAPPAEGLRPAPQVVHLTLRQAGDEFSRRYQRDFAQMSGQLHLTPFTARGRFVAVVEELFRDGVNWGRIVAFFEFGGVMCVESVNREMSPLVDSIAAWMTEYLNRHLHNWIQDNGGWISSD from the coding sequence ATGGCTCATCCGGGGAGAAGAGGCTACGATAACCGGGAGATAGTGCTGAAGTACATCCACTATAAACTCTCGCAGAGGGGATACGACTGGGCTGCCGGCGAGGACAGGGCCCCCCTGCCTCCAggtttctctcctcctgctgctgctgctgctgcggtcactgctgctgctgctgctgctgggacttCCTCTGATCACACTGGGCTGGTGTCTCCGCACCCCGAGCCCCCCGGCTCGGCTGCTGCTAGCCACGCGCCCCCGGCCGAGGGGCTGCGCCCCGCGCCCCAGGTCGTCCACCTCACCCTGCGCCAGGCGGGGGACGAGTTCTCCCGCCGCTACCAGAGGGACTTTGCCCAAATGTCCGGCCAGCTGCACCTGACGCCCTTCACGGCCAGGGGCCGCTTCGTGGCGGTGGTGGAGGAGCTCTTCCGAGACGGGGTTAACTGGGGCAGGATCGTGGCCTTCTTCGAGTTCGGCGGCGTGATGTGCGTGGAGAGCGTCAACCGGGAGATGTCTCCTCTTGTAGACAGCATCGCCGCCTGGATGACCGAGTACCTGAACCGGCACCTGCACAACTGGATCCAGGACAACGGAGGCTGG